The DNA sequence ACATATGTCAAAGATTAAATTCCTGCCGGATTAACCAGAGTTTTTGTAGATAAAATGTGCTATCGTCTGCCTTACCAGACGAAGAAAATCTTTGTGCTGGTTTTCTTCTGCATCAATAGCTCGATCTAGAATGCTGTTGGAAGTTGCACTGAGATAGCAATGATAACATCATCCACGTTAGATCCATTATTAATTATTAGCAACCTATAAATATTATCAGCTTTCAAATAGGCAAACAAATAACAACAAAGTCTTATCCCACTAGGTAAGATCGGCTACATCGATCAAACGACGTCATTGGGCCTTATCTTATATCATGTTTAAGCTCTCAGATAGGCAAAGAAACTAAAAATGACACCATGCCCTATAGGTACTGGAAGAAAGCCAATTTTAAGAACAAAATCAGCATAAATGTCCATACTTACTTAGAGGCTTAGTGTATATAATTAAATATGACAAAAATACAACCACCATACAACATACTAAAAGAAGCAATTCACCAAACACTCCAAGTTCAGCAAGGTATATGCTAATGGAAGAAGAAATTTACAATAAAATAGTTCAACATTCCACGAAAGGCACAACATAGGCATATAGAAGAAATAGAATGGGCAAAAGTAAATACTGAAGATAAGTTTGAGTATACTATTATCCTAATAAGTatttaggattaaaagaaattaCACAAAAACACAATAACATACATTAAAACTTCAAAGGAAAGGATAACTTTAACAACTTATGTTGTCAAGATAATTTACAGTCACACTAAACTAGAATCGTCCAGCCAATTACCTGTGACCAATCATGAATCTGATAACAATTCCCTTCTCGCGCTCCAACTGAAGAAGTTGTTCTCCTGTTCAAACAGGTATTAGATACATATAAAAGTTGGCCATGCCATTCTAGTTCAATGTCCCCTCAATATTAGGATCCATATAATCATCTATCTAAAACTTCTCCTCTAATATTCACCCCATTTTTTAAAGGTGGATACCAAAATTGACTCTTAGCAGAAACAGTTTCTAGAGGAAATAGAATATACCCTGAGGCATCCAAGTCTCTCGAACCGAATCACGCCTCTTCCTGCTACTGAAAGCTGTGTTTATTCCAATCACTACAAAGGCCTTCTTCCTAGGAAGGCCTTCCCCTTTGATCCCCATGGTAGTGGCCGTGCTATTCGAGTCTGAGATCCCGGCTTCATGAGAACTCCTAGCAGCTGCTAGCTCCATTTGTAGCATGGAAACCTGCTTATCTAAAGCCCTGGCATGCCTCAATATAAATACAGAGAGGAAAAAAAAcaattattcatttattattcaaccccaaaatacaataaaaataaaaataaaaaagctcaAATTGCAACCAAATCTAAGCCAAAAAAAGGAAAGAGACTCAGGTTAATTAGTTAGAAGCACTCACTGAATTGCCTCATGTGTCTTGTACAATTCACTCATCGCATCCTTAGTTGGCTGCTTCTGATATtccaaaaatgaaaataaacacAAAAAAGGAAAGTTTAAAAAATGTATTAAAGTTGAACACTTTGTGGCAAATGCTGTTACAAACTCGGAAGATACCTGTTTGGTGGCGCAGTCACCTGAGATCACTTGCAGTTCTTGATCACGCTGATGCTTCGAAATCAGCATGCCGTTTGATTCAGGTTGCTCCCACACCCTGCATCAAACcagcaaaataattttaaaaaaaaaatttccatgACCCAGATCACAAAGTTTAGAACTTTAAATGAAGCTAAAAGCGTAACAATAGTAACGAAAGTTTCCAAATTTGGAGCAAGCCAAATTCATAGGTCACATCATGGATTAAAAGATAAGTGaaggtagaagaagaggatggaccTGGTTGTGATGAGCATGCCAAGAAGGaaggaaaagatagagaaaatGGGAACCCATTTTGCAGAGATTTTGGTGGAAGCACGAGTCTTCATTATGGTCGTCTTCTGTTCTTCTGGGTctcaatggaagaagatgagctgaaatgaaaataagagagagagagagagagagagagagagaggaatgcAATATGAAAAGAGACAAGGAATTGGTCCAATGAACCGTCAAATTGTACATATGTTTTGCTTAATAAAATTGTatcttttaagaatttaatttgcaTGGATTAATTTAATCAGAATTTACTTATATATTTTTGTTGGATTTacctaatatatatttttttaaaacatactAAGCTTGTTTGAAATGCTAAAAATTAAAactcaatcaatttttttttttggttttagaataattaaaaataaataatttaaatttctttaaaaaaattaatttttattttttcttcatttgtAAATTCAGATTAAAAAGagtttgatttttaaatcaattcttaccttttttaaatttaatatgtcaactataaaaaatatttttatttataattaataaaataaatttatcaaaaataaaattatatacaaaaattaatttatataaaaattattttaaataaaaataatttttttaaaaaaataaaattcttttttcatattaaatagttttcaagaaaatttatattaaatttattgttAGTAGACAATTAGACATTTTCAAACTAtttactttaataaatatataataaaaatattaaaaatttaaattttatatttttataaaaataattttaattgataatctTAATATGTTTCATTAAGAGAAATATTAGGTAaatctatttttatattattgaaaatattcaaattaaatattatttgaagagttgaattattattatgattgtCATTTAATTTAAGTAGAGTTTCATTGAAGAGCTGAAAGGATGTGAAACGAATGCCTCCATTGATAGATGAGCTTGATATTTTTTGTGaccgaaataaattaaataaagaaaaataaaacaaataaaataaggaacgGTTTAAATAGAGGGATAGTCCTATTGAAGATTATCCTTAAACTCCTTTCAAAGTGAAAGAAGCTTCACAtgtgaaagttgtaacttcatcgtcatctttgccatagtatctgctactgtatttgcatctctcataatcaaacgaaagttaATACGCCAAtttcaatgcatgatatctcttattttgaacaccaatggatcaataaacccaaaaccatcttgagtaacaagattaaatgcttcacacaatccgtctcacaaataacatctcgttgacccacatcccaagctaagagatatcctctccaaatggcaaacaattctccttgaagaatactattactctcaatcattcccaaacacgttctttgccaactcccattacaatctctaataatacaAGCAAAACAAACACTATCACCCGAatcaaaataactagcatcacaattaattttaaaagtaccaatggatgaggattccaaaaaccatttagagtagagagaagagacatacgttgtaattcaaaaatattcctaagctccttttctgaagttaataccagacaaatcacttttttcggaggccaagtttcatgaggattaaagatgtcattattccttactcgctatatccaccaaagtccgaaaagaacttgaacggatgctctctgctatgatacaaaaaccagttcttcaaatctaAAAGATGACAAGAAAACAAGCTGAGCTTTTGAACAATcccaaatacaatgtaaaaccgattcttGGATAGATTAGCTTGATATGATTGCAGTTGGaatgtattattttatattttcatgctaaataatagttaaaaaaacagatataattatacaataataataatttacataatcattatatcaaaattaaattatataaatccaTATTAAGACGAAACAAAAACATCTTTTATAATAGTCATTTTgaataaacaacttaattaaatttaaaaaaaataaaatataaagacttatattacaaattttataaataagtttaattttttagttataaaattatttatttttaaaaaaataataaaaagtctcTTATTATAagaagaagtcattttttttattttttatatatataaacactttaaatgattttttagttagttacaagttaattttaaaaattatactaaatattaatgtaataattttttataaattgtaaGTAAAAAAATTACTTGCGAATCTATTCAATTTGACAActctttctaggattttttttcttttatttatagaaATTGAACTTGAATATTCTTACatcatataataatttaattttgtgtTGAACATAATGATAGTGATTGGTAAGCAAGTTACAACGTGATTAGTCATGTGTTTGATTATTCGTGACGCGCATTGTTTTGTTTTTGTCAAAGGATTTGGCCATACAACTAAGTGCCGTCAGAAATGGCGTCTTCTCCTGTTTTCTAAACAGTTAATACTTAGTTAATACTCTTTTTTCAGTTATTTGGATTGGAGAtagattagatttttttttttttgggatatgTTCATGGCGTGATTTTCGCATGGAATTTATATTTGAATGTCTTTGACATTGGAATCTTCCTAGAAGTAGACGTTCAACATTATTTAGGGTATAATTACCATGTGGAATATctatatttacttatttagtatttacacaaattttattatttgataattttgtttttcagtatgaTTCATGGGAGATTAGATTAAAATTATAAGTATTATTTGATATTGTTATAAActatatttaaaattatcaaGGTATGTTACAATTCGTGGGTTGATTCATtcacaaaaattataaattgagtTAGACAAATTTCaactcatataataataataataataatttattttgaccCAATTTATGTAATCCGTTATTTAAATAGATTCAATTCCTATAGCTTAGGAATTTGAGTGGGTtgatttaaactaaatttttaagaTAGTGTTTGTCTTAGATTTATGTCAATCAGAGACATAGATATAATAACACATATATTTATTGTTTggttattgaaatataaatttttaaagacaCGTTTACACACGATAGATACAATAAacatgtatttattatttttagaaatagtttAAGACTCGAAAGAATCAATATAAATgctaatttttgtgtttcttatgcgatttttttgtaattaaataaatttaatattaaattgtcTTTTTGTGTTTATATCTCAAAATTTTAAGACATTAACCAAACTGAGCTTAAGCTAACCCCAAATTAAATAagagttttgttttttttttttgttattaaagatAGTAGTTTAGAAAAATACaaacgaaaagaaaaataaaatgaagagtTGACATGTATTAATATTAAATAGTTTATTAGTTCTaccgaaaaaaaaaagtttattagttatattgattttaatattaacTCAAAGAGAGCATTAATAATTGAGGTCTAATTTGAATAAACAAcctaaataagttattttgaaaaaagagtttaaagtataaaaatttttattaatagcagcttataaataaattattttgtatttgaatttttagttataaaagtacttattttaaagttgtaagcgtttggataaataactcaaaaaatataattttttttacacaagaaaatgaaaattaaaataacgatgataacaaatacttttcaattttaaatgttGATTTTACATAATCTAATTACTAAGATTACAATTGTTTAggcaattgattttttatttactcTCTTATTAGTTCCATTTTTTAGATAATTGGTTCTTGCCACGTAATATCATTATCTACTTCACTTTCATCCATAACTATTTTTTTGTATGTGCTgaatagtaataaaattttaattcacaataatCTTGATAGCAATGCCAAAAAAATTATTGTGTAGTTAGTGTTTGCTGTTTTATTGTATATGATATAataggtaaaaataaaaaataaatataaaatgtgtgttaatgtatattttgttactgttttttttttttactcctgTTAGCCTCCTCCTTTATTTGGGTCAAGAACTTGttataactaactataaaaataatagcaagctatataaaaataaaatcacatgtaaaaaaataaaattaaaattaaaattttataccacacacaatattaaatacaaatttaataataaaaatagagtgacaaataataagaacaaatgttaaaattattattaaaagaaataaaaaaacataatttaagtttttaatatatttactaaaataaaatgtttaaaaacttctattataataattttgacgtatatttttagtatacatattaattaaactctttaattatatataatagataataaatactAGATAAAATAGATGATATACAATAAATAAcagataatattaattaatta is a window from the Arachis hypogaea cultivar Tifrunner chromosome 17, arahy.Tifrunner.gnm2.J5K5, whole genome shotgun sequence genome containing:
- the LOC112765026 gene encoding beta-1,3-galactosyltransferase 7 isoform X1; its protein translation is MKTRASTKISAKWVPIFSIFSFLLGMLITTRVWEQPESNGMLISKHQRDQELQVISGDCATKQKQPTKDAMSELYKTHEAIQHARALDKQVSMLQMELAAARSSHEAGISDSNSTATTMGIKGEGLPRKKAFVVIGINTAFSSRKRRDSVRETWMPQGEQLLQLEREKGIVIRFMIGHSATSNSILDRAIDAEENQHKDFLRLQHVEGYHELSAKTKIFFSTAVAMWDADFYVKVDDDVHVNLGVLATTLARHRSKPRIYIGCMKSGPVLSRKDVKYHEPEFWKFGEEGNKYFRHATGQIYAISKDLATYISINQPILHKYANEDVSLGSWFIGLEVEHIDERSMCCGTPPDCEWKAQAGNICVASFDWSCSGICKSVEKIKFVHSKCGEGDGAVWSALL
- the LOC112765026 gene encoding beta-1,3-galactosyltransferase 7 isoform X2 — its product is MKTRASTKISAKWVPIFSIFSFLLGMLITTRVWEQPESNGMLISKHQRDQELQVISGDCATKQKQPTKDAMSELYKTHEAIQALDKQVSMLQMELAAARSSHEAGISDSNSTATTMGIKGEGLPRKKAFVVIGINTAFSSRKRRDSVRETWMPQGEQLLQLEREKGIVIRFMIGHSATSNSILDRAIDAEENQHKDFLRLQHVEGYHELSAKTKIFFSTAVAMWDADFYVKVDDDVHVNLGVLATTLARHRSKPRIYIGCMKSGPVLSRKDVKYHEPEFWKFGEEGNKYFRHATGQIYAISKDLATYISINQPILHKYANEDVSLGSWFIGLEVEHIDERSMCCGTPPDCEWKAQAGNICVASFDWSCSGICKSVEKIKFVHSKCGEGDGAVWSALL